The following proteins come from a genomic window of Tepidiforma thermophila:
- the flgL gene encoding flagellar hook-associated protein FlgL: MRLSEQARVHRQVSYLADAAERMDRVQRQLATNRRIDRASDDPSGAALAMQYRKSIAFEAQMRRNLENGTAFLNVTEAALAGATDLLQRARELTVQAANDTLGVNERQSLAAEVNQLIEQLAQIANTSFGGVYIFSGHKTTTPAYAVGGAPPVAITWQGDNGERLRRVSTRDVVPVNIIGNQVFGNLFDRLIQLRDALQSGAPGAQVRPYIADIDSGLERVLNARAEVGARLNRFEATTSRSLDTDTNLQELRAGVEDVDIAETIVRFTAAQNALEAALGAIGRTANLSLLNFLR; the protein is encoded by the coding sequence ATGCGACTCAGCGAACAGGCCCGCGTCCACCGCCAGGTCTCCTACCTCGCCGATGCCGCCGAGCGCATGGACCGCGTCCAGCGCCAGCTCGCCACCAACCGCCGCATCGACCGCGCCAGCGACGACCCCTCCGGCGCCGCCCTCGCCATGCAGTACCGGAAATCCATCGCCTTCGAAGCCCAGATGCGCCGCAACCTCGAGAACGGCACCGCGTTTCTCAATGTCACCGAGGCCGCCCTCGCCGGCGCCACCGACCTCCTCCAGCGCGCCCGCGAACTCACTGTCCAGGCCGCCAACGATACCCTCGGCGTGAACGAACGCCAGAGTCTCGCCGCCGAGGTCAACCAGCTCATCGAACAGCTCGCACAAATCGCCAATACGAGCTTCGGGGGCGTCTACATCTTCAGCGGCCACAAAACAACCACCCCCGCCTACGCCGTCGGCGGCGCCCCGCCCGTCGCGATCACCTGGCAGGGCGATAACGGCGAACGCCTCCGCCGGGTCTCCACCCGCGACGTCGTCCCGGTCAACATCATCGGCAACCAGGTCTTCGGCAACCTCTTCGACCGGCTCATCCAGCTCCGCGACGCCCTCCAGTCCGGCGCCCCGGGCGCACAGGTCCGCCCCTACATCGCCGACATCGACAGCGGCCTCGAGCGCGTCCTCAACGCCCGCGCCGAAGTCGGGGCCCGCCTCAACCGCTTCGAGGCCACGACCTCCCGCTCCCTCGACACGGACACCAACCTCCAGGAACTCCGCGCCGGCGTCGAAGACGTCGACATCGCCGAGACCATCGTCCGTTTCACTGCCGCCCAGAACGCCCTCGAAGCCGCCCTCGGCGCCATCGGCCGCACGGCCAACCTTTCCCTCCTCAACTTCCTCCGCTGA
- a CDS encoding N-acyl homoserine lactonase family protein — protein MKLDKELLVFPHPNYALNVDRTSGQKLWVNCPALAYIIEHPDGLILWETGISTKVREEWLPGWQWLIDVSEITPEVCLEARLKQMGLAPEDFKYVIQGHLHCDHAGGLRLFEDAGAEIIVHEDEYKYVFQNIEKADQFFVREDFAILARKRPTLVYGDQEILDGVKLISLPGHTAGTMGMLVRLNHTGWVLFTSDAMYLHESYGPPPVGSPIVWDPGKWASSVEKIRRIAIEHEATIFPGHDETGIKQHRDGSSVFTPLNVRPDYVYE, from the coding sequence ATGAAGCTTGACAAAGAGCTTCTCGTCTTCCCGCACCCCAACTACGCGCTCAACGTCGACCGGACGTCGGGTCAAAAGCTGTGGGTAAACTGTCCAGCGCTCGCCTACATCATTGAGCATCCCGACGGTCTCATCCTCTGGGAGACCGGCATCTCCACCAAGGTTCGCGAAGAATGGCTCCCGGGCTGGCAGTGGCTGATTGATGTCTCCGAGATTACGCCGGAAGTCTGCCTCGAGGCTCGGCTGAAGCAGATGGGGCTTGCGCCGGAAGACTTCAAGTACGTCATTCAGGGCCACCTCCACTGCGATCACGCGGGCGGTCTCCGGCTCTTCGAGGACGCCGGAGCGGAAATCATCGTCCACGAAGACGAATACAAGTACGTCTTCCAGAACATCGAGAAGGCGGACCAGTTCTTCGTGCGGGAGGATTTCGCGATCCTTGCCCGCAAACGCCCGACGCTCGTCTACGGCGACCAGGAGATCCTGGACGGGGTCAAGCTCATCAGTCTCCCCGGGCACACGGCCGGAACCATGGGGATGCTGGTGCGCCTCAACCACACCGGTTGGGTGCTCTTCACCTCCGATGCAATGTACCTCCACGAAAGCTACGGGCCACCGCCTGTCGGCTCCCCAATCGTGTGGGACCCCGGGAAGTGGGCATCGTCGGTCGAGAAGATACGCCGCATCGCCATTGAGCACGAGGCGACCATCTTCCCTGGCCACGATGAGACCGGGATAAAGCAGCACCGCGATGGGAGCTCGGTCTTCACGCCTCTGAACGTCAGGCCTGATTACGTATACGAGTAG
- a CDS encoding CaiB/BaiF CoA transferase family protein, giving the protein MAGLPFNGVRVLDAGELVAAAYATRLLAHLGASVVKLEDPGGDPLRERPPFVERGGYRASALQLFLDQCKRSVVREADPGGESTLGSLLRDADVLVISGDRRRILQRGFDPDQLLASYPSLIVVTITPFGWTGPRADWSATELIMSAAGGWLGISPGALDDPNLPPLKAFGQQCEFQGGVHGAIAAVAALFAREQRGGEGEHVDVSVQACIASNLEMNFMHWTYAGRETSRLGTRAIGPWGIIELADGPFFLTCIEEDQWQRLVQFLGNPDWAEWEMFGDRLLRAQHNDALMPLIEAGLNHLTCQDAFEQLQNHRIACTPVNTMEMLLTSDHLQEREFFVTVEDEIFGAATFPGAPFKMSNTPWKQSTRAPRLGEHSSWSSFELWGMD; this is encoded by the coding sequence ATGGCCGGGCTTCCGTTTAATGGTGTACGGGTACTTGACGCGGGCGAGTTGGTGGCCGCTGCGTATGCAACCCGGCTTCTGGCTCACCTTGGCGCCTCGGTAGTCAAATTGGAGGACCCTGGAGGCGACCCTCTGCGGGAGCGTCCGCCTTTCGTCGAGCGCGGCGGTTACCGGGCTTCGGCGTTGCAGCTCTTCCTCGACCAGTGCAAGCGGTCGGTCGTGAGAGAAGCGGATCCAGGAGGCGAGAGCACTCTCGGCTCGCTCCTGCGCGACGCAGACGTACTTGTTATAAGCGGTGACAGGCGCCGCATCCTCCAGCGAGGCTTCGACCCTGACCAGCTGCTTGCTTCGTACCCAAGCCTCATCGTCGTAACCATCACCCCTTTTGGATGGACAGGCCCCCGGGCGGATTGGTCGGCCACAGAGCTCATCATGTCCGCAGCTGGAGGGTGGCTGGGAATCAGCCCGGGTGCCCTCGACGACCCAAACCTCCCTCCCCTCAAGGCCTTTGGCCAGCAATGCGAATTCCAGGGCGGGGTGCACGGTGCAATTGCCGCTGTCGCGGCGCTGTTTGCTCGTGAGCAACGGGGAGGCGAGGGAGAACACGTCGATGTCAGCGTCCAGGCATGCATCGCCTCCAATTTAGAGATGAATTTCATGCACTGGACGTATGCTGGCCGCGAAACATCCCGTCTCGGAACCCGCGCCATCGGTCCCTGGGGGATAATTGAACTGGCCGACGGACCGTTCTTCCTCACGTGCATCGAAGAAGACCAATGGCAGCGACTCGTTCAGTTTTTGGGTAATCCAGACTGGGCTGAGTGGGAAATGTTTGGAGACCGTCTTCTTCGTGCCCAGCATAACGATGCACTAATGCCGCTCATTGAAGCTGGATTGAACCACCTCACCTGCCAAGATGCCTTCGAACAGCTCCAGAATCATCGCATCGCCTGTACTCCTGTGAATACTATGGAGATGTTGCTAACGTCCGATCATCTCCAGGAGCGAGAGTTCTTTGTCACCGTTGAAGACGAAATCTTCGGCGCAGCGACTTTCCCGGGCGCGCCGTTCAAGATGAGCAACACCCCATGGAAGCAGAGTACAAGAGCTCCGAGACTCGGCGAGCACTCGAGCTGGTCGTCATTCGAGCTCTGGGGCATGGACTAG
- a CDS encoding CaiB/BaiF CoA transferase family protein, with the protein MPVSEKAPLAGVRVADFTWVWAGPSATLQLAHLGAEVIKIESVDRVDTTRRLPPYADNIVGPNRAGYFNQYSQGKKSVVLNLKNEKGLEVARDIVRIADVVADNFAAEVMDRLGLGYEDLKKIRPDIIAISMAGYGQTGPRRNYIAYGPVQVPMIGLAALSGYPGRGPSEVGLSYGDPNAGMHAAFAVLAALWHRRRTGEGQFIDLSQWEAAIGLVAEGLLDWVFNKNQPDRMGNRDLAEAPQGVFRCLGDDRWVAIACWSDAHWEALARAMGREDLVGRADLRTREGRKAHELELEQAVADWTAARTPEDVVTTLQAAGVPAYIPLSNRGVAEDPQLNARGAFTEFDHPEVGRRRHVGAPWVFSKSDVRARGRAPLLGEHTAELLTSVLGYDASRIRELDEAGAFGPPGWLSRQREGD; encoded by the coding sequence ATGCCAGTTTCAGAAAAAGCTCCGCTGGCTGGTGTGAGGGTCGCTGACTTTACATGGGTGTGGGCTGGACCGAGCGCAACGCTGCAGCTTGCGCATCTTGGCGCGGAAGTCATCAAAATCGAGTCAGTTGACCGGGTCGATACAACCAGGCGGCTGCCGCCTTATGCGGATAATATTGTCGGCCCTAATCGTGCCGGATACTTTAACCAGTATAGTCAAGGTAAGAAATCAGTTGTTCTTAATCTAAAGAATGAAAAAGGTCTTGAAGTTGCCCGAGATATCGTGCGCATAGCGGATGTCGTTGCGGATAATTTTGCAGCCGAAGTAATGGACCGGCTTGGCCTTGGGTATGAAGACCTTAAGAAGATTCGTCCGGACATCATCGCGATCTCGATGGCAGGCTACGGACAAACGGGCCCGAGGCGCAACTATATCGCGTACGGTCCGGTTCAGGTGCCCATGATCGGGCTCGCCGCCCTTAGCGGTTACCCCGGCCGCGGGCCGAGCGAGGTGGGACTCTCGTACGGAGACCCGAACGCGGGTATGCACGCAGCGTTTGCCGTGCTCGCCGCGCTCTGGCACCGGAGGCGCACCGGTGAGGGACAATTCATCGACCTCTCCCAGTGGGAGGCGGCAATCGGTCTGGTAGCAGAAGGGCTACTGGATTGGGTTTTCAACAAAAACCAGCCCGACCGGATGGGCAATCGTGACTTGGCCGAGGCCCCCCAGGGCGTATTTCGCTGTCTCGGCGACGACCGCTGGGTAGCCATTGCGTGCTGGTCGGACGCTCATTGGGAAGCGCTTGCCCGCGCAATGGGCCGTGAGGATCTCGTCGGTCGTGCCGACCTGCGCACTCGCGAGGGCCGCAAGGCGCATGAACTCGAGCTCGAGCAAGCAGTCGCCGATTGGACCGCAGCCCGAACTCCAGAAGACGTCGTCACAACGCTACAGGCTGCCGGCGTTCCTGCGTATATCCCCCTCAGTAACCGCGGCGTAGCAGAGGACCCGCAACTGAACGCTCGTGGCGCCTTCACCGAGTTCGATCACCCCGAAGTAGGCCGACGCCGGCACGTCGGTGCGCCTTGGGTGTTTAGCAAGTCTGATGTCCGGGCACGTGGACGGGCGCCGTTGCTCGGGGAGCACACGGCAGAACTCCTGACGTCGGTCCTCGGCTACGACGCAAGCCGTATCCGGGAGCTCGACGAAGCAGGAGCGTTCGGCCCACCCGGGTGGCTCTCCCGCCAGCGCGAGGGAGACTGA
- a CDS encoding sigma-54-dependent Fis family transcriptional regulator, giving the protein MSAQQAPGEFVFPLKGDIDVLRELHRLRECRLLKASSPPASNEAVPFRKVIEDSWKRASAAGVAPTLRRVDVQRTPTVDRRVMAAAAPILRKLADEVADNHAAVIFTDPSGAILESLGDKSVLRALDRAGAAPGHLLAEDAAGTNGIGTALSAGCGIQVVGAEHFVEAFQLFSCTCFPVRDPFTGEVCASLDVTVRAIDHRPDIYEYVRTAATKIEESLHALLIADQMSLIQHYLTITTQGDLAVFATNGETLVANRRAINLLQGTDRDVVLNRLFAEGSQPNAGEIVELETRGALKLIVRIQRVVDEYGKRGVVATLEPQLKLGKSTTATPASATPPLPELIGRSPAFVAAVAKARRSASEPGLLLIAGEPGTGKATLAITVGAQAARTMTVVDAITGITQTYSAAPSGHQNGASSSRLQDSVTVILHLENVREEDVVSCPAVQRALQKQGLVIATTSSASRVLPSLRKATSAVICLPRLEERTDDIPRLAQWYLLNRQRRLTIDQDALALLQRMNYEENVRSLFSVLEAAAEKARGFRVTRDDIIAVVGGKVPTRRGMMEELSVRAVRDALAMTGGNRSAAARVLGISRATLYRWLEHFGEDLGAAPAP; this is encoded by the coding sequence ATGAGCGCACAGCAGGCCCCTGGTGAGTTCGTGTTCCCGCTCAAGGGAGACATCGACGTTCTGCGCGAGCTGCATCGTCTCCGTGAATGCAGGCTCCTCAAAGCATCGTCGCCACCCGCGTCGAACGAGGCCGTACCGTTTCGGAAGGTTATCGAGGACTCCTGGAAGCGAGCGTCCGCCGCCGGCGTCGCGCCGACACTGCGAAGAGTGGATGTACAAAGAACGCCCACTGTCGACCGGAGGGTCATGGCTGCCGCAGCGCCAATCCTCCGAAAACTCGCCGACGAGGTTGCAGATAACCACGCCGCCGTCATCTTCACCGACCCGTCAGGGGCGATCCTCGAAAGCCTCGGCGACAAATCAGTGCTCCGAGCACTCGATCGGGCGGGTGCCGCACCGGGCCACCTGCTGGCCGAAGACGCTGCAGGGACAAACGGGATCGGCACCGCGCTGAGCGCTGGCTGCGGCATCCAGGTCGTCGGAGCCGAGCATTTTGTCGAAGCGTTCCAGTTGTTCTCCTGCACATGCTTCCCGGTTCGAGACCCGTTTACCGGGGAAGTGTGCGCATCGCTTGACGTCACCGTCCGGGCCATCGATCACCGGCCAGACATATACGAATACGTGCGCACGGCAGCCACGAAAATAGAAGAATCCCTTCATGCGCTGCTTATCGCCGATCAGATGAGCCTCATTCAGCACTACCTCACCATAACAACACAAGGTGACCTAGCGGTATTCGCAACTAATGGCGAGACGCTTGTTGCAAATCGTAGAGCGATTAATCTACTCCAAGGGACGGATCGTGACGTCGTCCTCAATCGTCTTTTTGCTGAAGGAAGCCAGCCGAATGCCGGCGAAATTGTCGAGCTTGAGACCCGTGGTGCGCTAAAACTAATCGTTCGCATTCAGCGAGTAGTTGATGAATATGGAAAACGAGGTGTCGTTGCAACCCTGGAGCCCCAATTAAAACTCGGAAAGAGCACAACAGCCACACCCGCATCCGCTACACCGCCTCTGCCAGAGCTGATCGGCCGGTCGCCGGCGTTTGTCGCTGCGGTGGCAAAGGCGCGCCGGTCCGCAAGCGAGCCGGGACTGCTTCTCATCGCGGGCGAACCGGGGACCGGGAAGGCGACCCTCGCAATCACCGTGGGCGCGCAGGCAGCGCGCACAATGACAGTCGTCGATGCAATTACTGGTATCACTCAAACGTACTCGGCTGCACCGTCCGGCCACCAAAATGGTGCATCGTCATCCCGTCTCCAGGACTCGGTCACGGTAATCCTGCACCTGGAAAACGTTCGGGAAGAGGACGTCGTATCGTGCCCGGCCGTACAAAGGGCGTTGCAGAAACAAGGCCTGGTTATCGCCACGACCAGCTCAGCCTCTCGCGTCCTGCCGTCGCTCCGCAAAGCGACATCCGCCGTGATTTGCCTCCCCCGCCTCGAGGAGCGCACGGACGACATTCCGAGGCTGGCGCAATGGTACCTGCTTAATCGTCAGCGGCGTCTCACCATCGACCAGGATGCGCTTGCTCTCCTGCAGCGCATGAACTACGAAGAGAACGTGCGGTCACTCTTCTCGGTCCTGGAAGCCGCGGCAGAGAAGGCGCGAGGCTTCCGTGTCACACGTGACGACATTATCGCGGTGGTCGGCGGCAAAGTACCGACGCGCCGGGGAATGATGGAAGAACTTTCTGTCCGGGCCGTGCGAGACGCGCTGGCCATGACCGGCGGCAATCGCTCAGCCGCTGCACGGGTCCTTGGCATATCCCGCGCAACGCTCTATCGCTGGCTCGAGCACTTCGGGGAAGACCTCGGCGCGGCGCCCGCCCCGTAA
- a CDS encoding FAD-dependent oxidoreductase: protein MEGRIMQSTAPQLDALIVGAGFSGMYMLHEFLKRDFKVRLIDDGEGPGGTWDKNRYPGARVDSCIWVYQFTDPDLWMNYYFTEKYPGWKELQGYFRYVADRWNLWPHMSFGQRMTRATFDEHGQQWRVETSTGDTVTCRFLIMATGSTTTPIDPAKFFSGTSKYRGELYHSARWPRDKEVDDLKGKRVAVIGTGASGVQIIQEVGLVADELVVFQRTPNLALPMKQERYTRREYDALKPLFPGAMERTKQTFAGFDYDFIYKPWADMSQEERDRIMRFNWEMGGFWFWLAAPVDLVFDEDCNRAHYDFWRRETVKRIKKPELVELLAPSTPPHPFGVKRPCLEQWYWEIYNQDNVRLVDVNSQPIHEFTETGIRAGEEEFELDVVICAIGFDNNTGTMTAVDIVNSEGRTVRDVWNEEYIDYLGKMVPGFPNLFYTYGLHSPAAFLNGPTAGELEGDWVVHVISDITRRGITRIEPRLDVSKQWHQEILDAAAKTLFPKAKSWYMGANIPGKRPEMLQYPSGAPMYRQKLWDEVERGLSGFILGQPEAASVR from the coding sequence ATGGAGGGACGCATCATGCAATCCACGGCACCGCAGTTGGACGCACTCATCGTCGGCGCAGGCTTCTCAGGCATGTATATGCTGCATGAGTTCCTGAAGCGCGACTTCAAAGTTCGGCTGATCGACGACGGCGAGGGGCCCGGCGGGACCTGGGACAAGAACCGGTACCCGGGAGCGAGGGTAGACTCCTGCATCTGGGTCTACCAGTTCACCGACCCAGACCTCTGGATGAACTACTACTTCACGGAAAAGTATCCCGGCTGGAAGGAGCTCCAGGGATATTTCCGGTACGTGGCGGACCGGTGGAACCTTTGGCCGCATATGTCATTCGGCCAGCGGATGACGCGTGCGACATTTGACGAGCACGGCCAGCAATGGCGCGTGGAAACGAGCACCGGCGACACGGTCACCTGCCGGTTCCTGATTATGGCCACCGGGTCGACGACGACGCCAATCGACCCGGCGAAGTTTTTCTCCGGGACGAGCAAGTACCGCGGGGAGCTGTACCACAGCGCCAGGTGGCCGCGCGACAAGGAGGTTGATGACCTCAAGGGCAAGCGCGTGGCAGTGATTGGCACGGGAGCGAGTGGCGTCCAGATTATCCAAGAAGTCGGCCTCGTTGCCGATGAGCTGGTAGTCTTCCAGCGTACGCCGAACCTCGCACTGCCTATGAAGCAGGAACGGTATACGCGCCGCGAGTACGACGCGCTTAAGCCACTCTTCCCGGGCGCGATGGAGCGCACGAAGCAGACGTTCGCCGGGTTCGACTACGACTTTATCTATAAGCCGTGGGCGGATATGTCCCAGGAGGAGCGGGACCGCATCATGCGGTTCAACTGGGAGATGGGCGGGTTCTGGTTCTGGCTTGCCGCTCCCGTCGATCTCGTCTTCGACGAAGACTGCAACCGTGCCCATTACGACTTCTGGCGGCGGGAGACGGTCAAGCGAATCAAGAAACCGGAGCTGGTCGAGCTGCTTGCCCCGTCCACTCCACCGCATCCGTTCGGGGTCAAGCGACCGTGCCTGGAGCAGTGGTACTGGGAGATTTACAACCAGGACAACGTTCGCCTCGTCGACGTGAACAGCCAGCCGATCCATGAGTTTACGGAGACGGGCATCCGAGCGGGAGAAGAGGAGTTCGAACTCGATGTTGTCATCTGCGCAATCGGATTCGACAACAATACCGGCACAATGACCGCAGTCGACATCGTTAACTCTGAAGGTCGGACCGTCAGGGACGTTTGGAACGAGGAGTACATCGACTACCTCGGCAAGATGGTTCCAGGGTTCCCGAACCTCTTTTACACGTACGGTCTCCATTCGCCCGCGGCCTTCCTCAATGGGCCTACTGCAGGCGAGCTTGAAGGCGACTGGGTCGTCCACGTCATCAGCGATATCACGCGGCGCGGCATTACGCGCATCGAGCCGCGGCTCGACGTGAGCAAGCAGTGGCACCAAGAGATCCTGGACGCCGCCGCCAAGACACTGTTCCCGAAGGCGAAGTCCTGGTACATGGGAGCAAACATCCCGGGCAAGCGGCCAGAGATGCTTCAGTACCCCTCGGGTGCGCCGATGTACCGGCAGAAACTGTGGGACGAGGTGGAACGCGGCCTCAGCGGGTTCATCCTTGGCCAGCCGGAGGCTGCCTCAGTCCGGTAG
- a CDS encoding CocE/NonD family hydrolase encodes MAILVEKDVAVTMRDGVALATDVYRPDAEGQFPVILVRTPYNKNDPFLTNVVMFDPVRAASAGYVVCVQDCRGRYSSEGKFHPIHQEIDDGYDAVEWCARQPWSTGKVGMAGASYVGATQLLAAIASPPHLVAIAPNITASNYHEGWFYQGGAFELGFTTSWVVNFLAINTLLKQQPEQIGAIIQAADELDKVFRQLPLKEIEPIKHIDYFQEWLEHASYDDYWSRCNIESHYQNIKAAALNIGGWYDIFLYGTVRNFLGLRSQGGSDAARSSRLLVGPWAHITRSLLWMGNLVGDVNFGIQASSQALDLMGVQLRWFDYWLKGTDNGLDREAPVRLFVTGRNSWLEATDFPPPGAKELRFFLHSGGGANGRTGDGRLSLSEPGDEPADRFVYDPMNPVPTRGGGLCCSDIYLPGGAFDQRDIEDRPDVLVFTSEPLASALEVIGAVKAKLFVATSAPDTDFTAKLVDVYPDGRAINICDGILRLRYRHGADREELAQPGHVYEIEIDLWYAAHVFQPGHRVRLEVSSSNFPRFDRNLNTGRPCATDREAQVAVQHLFHDAARPSALVLTAFPFSG; translated from the coding sequence GTGGCCATCTTGGTAGAAAAAGACGTCGCTGTAACCATGCGAGACGGAGTCGCACTTGCGACCGACGTCTATCGCCCCGACGCAGAGGGACAGTTCCCTGTCATCTTAGTGCGAACACCCTACAACAAGAACGATCCTTTTCTCACCAACGTCGTGATGTTCGATCCGGTTCGAGCCGCTTCGGCCGGCTACGTCGTGTGCGTGCAGGACTGCCGTGGTCGCTACTCATCTGAAGGCAAATTCCATCCGATCCATCAAGAGATCGACGACGGATACGATGCCGTCGAATGGTGTGCACGGCAGCCGTGGTCCACAGGCAAAGTAGGCATGGCCGGGGCATCGTACGTTGGCGCCACGCAATTGCTGGCCGCAATAGCTTCGCCGCCACATTTGGTCGCTATCGCGCCGAACATTACTGCCTCCAATTATCACGAAGGTTGGTTTTACCAGGGCGGCGCATTCGAATTGGGCTTCACCACGTCATGGGTGGTCAATTTTCTCGCCATCAATACACTGCTTAAGCAACAGCCAGAACAGATTGGCGCAATCATCCAGGCAGCAGATGAACTGGATAAAGTGTTCCGCCAACTGCCCCTCAAAGAAATCGAACCGATTAAACATATCGATTACTTCCAAGAATGGCTCGAACATGCGTCCTACGATGATTACTGGAGTCGATGCAACATTGAATCGCATTACCAGAACATTAAGGCGGCAGCGCTTAACATAGGTGGGTGGTACGATATTTTCCTTTACGGAACTGTCCGTAACTTCCTGGGACTCCGGTCGCAAGGCGGGTCAGATGCGGCCCGCAGCAGCCGGCTCCTCGTCGGGCCATGGGCGCATATCACCAGATCCCTTCTCTGGATGGGCAACCTCGTTGGAGATGTGAATTTCGGGATTCAGGCATCGTCCCAGGCCCTGGACCTGATGGGTGTGCAACTGCGCTGGTTCGACTACTGGCTCAAGGGAACCGATAACGGGCTTGACCGAGAGGCCCCTGTACGTCTCTTTGTGACGGGACGGAACAGCTGGCTCGAAGCAACAGATTTTCCGCCTCCCGGCGCAAAAGAACTGCGATTCTTCCTGCACTCGGGAGGTGGGGCGAACGGGCGGACGGGTGATGGTCGCCTTTCACTGTCCGAACCTGGTGACGAACCGGCTGATCGCTTCGTCTACGATCCGATGAATCCGGTTCCCACTCGAGGTGGAGGACTTTGTTGCAGCGATATCTACCTGCCGGGCGGGGCATTCGATCAGCGCGACATCGAAGATCGGCCGGACGTTCTGGTCTTCACTTCGGAGCCGTTGGCAAGCGCTTTAGAGGTGATCGGGGCCGTGAAAGCCAAACTGTTCGTGGCTACGTCGGCTCCAGATACGGACTTCACCGCGAAGCTTGTCGATGTGTATCCGGATGGACGGGCAATCAATATATGTGACGGTATCCTCCGCCTCCGATATCGGCATGGAGCTGACCGGGAGGAGCTTGCCCAGCCTGGCCACGTCTATGAGATTGAGATTGACCTCTGGTACGCGGCGCACGTCTTTCAACCGGGTCACAGGGTCCGACTGGAGGTCTCCTCGAGCAATTTCCCCCGGTTTGATCGCAACCTGAATACGGGACGGCCGTGCGCCACTGACCGGGAAGCGCAGGTGGCAGTGCAGCACCTATTCCACGATGCGGCACGTCCGTCAGCCCTCGTACTGACGGCCTTCCCGTTTTCCGGATGA
- a CDS encoding P27 family phage terminase small subunit yields MAGQRQKAVELLQFHRGGRDRALVVYDDGDRTVPPLPRGCGRVGAVARQAWRELWSSPVRAVLDRHADGAALREYVLLVDERERLRTCMAAGERTAPVVARMAQAERQLQKLREHLALTPLSRFRLQLKVLPSGEQQPSLRGRLLADVERGTPAELPEPPAAVELDDILEPWRRSGR; encoded by the coding sequence ATGGCAGGACAACGCCAGAAGGCCGTCGAACTGCTCCAGTTCCATCGCGGCGGACGTGACAGGGCTCTTGTAGTGTACGACGACGGCGACCGGACCGTACCGCCTCTGCCGCGCGGCTGCGGCCGTGTGGGGGCGGTGGCCCGGCAGGCGTGGCGGGAGCTCTGGAGCTCGCCCGTCCGGGCAGTACTCGACCGCCACGCCGACGGCGCCGCCCTGCGGGAGTACGTGCTGCTGGTCGATGAACGGGAGCGGCTGCGGACGTGCATGGCAGCGGGGGAGCGGACGGCGCCGGTGGTCGCCCGCATGGCCCAGGCGGAGCGCCAGCTGCAGAAGCTGCGCGAGCACCTGGCGCTCACGCCGCTTTCCCGGTTCCGCCTGCAGCTGAAGGTGCTCCCCAGCGGTGAGCAGCAGCCGAGCCTCCGGGGCCGGCTGCTCGCCGACGTCGAGCGCGGGACGCCGGCCGAGCTACCGGAGCCCCCGGCCGCGGTCGAGCTCGACGACATCCTTGAGCCGTGGCGGCGGTCCGGCCGCTGA
- a CDS encoding tyrosine-type recombinase/integrase produces the protein MLPHLGDRRLTALQPLELERLYRRLLDAGLAPSTVRITHKIVHKALADAVRLGYLAANPADRAAPPRVVQATAGTVLGPEEARRLLEAARGDRLEALAVLALTTGMRQGELLALRWRDVDLEGGTIRVTGSLAWVAGEYRIQEPKTASSRRAVALGELARSALRAHRQRQLEERPRAGPAWHDLDLVFCREDGYYLNPKAPLDWLERTLARAGLRKVRFHDLRHTAATLAIASGVDVRTTGALLGHVSAKMTLDTYGHALPGAAEAAAQAIDAALRG, from the coding sequence GTGCTGCCCCACCTGGGAGACCGGCGCCTGACCGCACTCCAGCCGCTCGAGCTCGAACGGCTATACCGGCGCCTGCTCGACGCGGGGCTGGCGCCCAGCACCGTACGCATCACCCACAAAATCGTGCACAAAGCGCTGGCCGATGCCGTCCGGCTGGGCTACCTCGCGGCCAATCCTGCTGACCGTGCCGCTCCGCCGCGGGTAGTGCAGGCAACGGCCGGCACCGTCCTGGGCCCCGAGGAGGCCCGTCGCCTGCTCGAGGCCGCCCGGGGCGACCGGCTCGAGGCCCTCGCCGTCCTCGCCCTCACCACCGGCATGCGGCAGGGAGAACTCCTCGCGCTCCGCTGGCGCGACGTCGACCTCGAGGGCGGCACCATCCGCGTCACCGGTTCCCTTGCCTGGGTTGCCGGCGAATACCGCATCCAGGAGCCGAAGACGGCCAGCAGCCGGCGCGCGGTGGCGCTCGGCGAACTTGCTCGTTCGGCCCTCCGCGCCCACCGCCAGCGCCAGCTGGAGGAGCGGCCGCGGGCGGGGCCGGCATGGCATGACCTCGACCTTGTCTTCTGCCGCGAGGACGGCTACTACCTCAACCCCAAGGCGCCCCTGGACTGGCTCGAGAGAACGCTTGCGCGTGCGGGGCTCCGCAAGGTCCGCTTCCACGACCTCCGGCACACGGCGGCCACGCTGGCCATCGCCAGCGGCGTCGACGTCCGCACCACCGGCGCCCTGCTCGGCCACGTCTCGGCCAAGATGACCCTCGACACCTACGGCCACGCGCTCCCCGGCGCCGCCGAGGCCGCGGCACAGGCCATCGACGCCGCCCTCCGCGGCTAA